CGAGCAGGATGCGCTGGGCGTCGGGGCTGGCGGTCAGGGCCATGCGGGGCTCACCTGGTCTCTCGAGGTCGCTGCGGTTCGGGGGCGGGATCGCCGGTGGGTGCGCCCCTACTGTACGACCACGAAGTCCCACGGGTCGGTGCGCAGCTCGCTCACGACGACCTCCACGCCCGGCAGCGCCGCGCGCAGTTCGCCGGCGGCGGTCTCGAGCCACAGCCACTCGCTCGCCCAGTGTGAGACGTCGATGAGGGCCGGTCCGCCCGCGACGCGCGCCGATTCGACAGACTCGCTCGCGGGGTGGTGGCGCAGGTCGGCGGTCACGTAGACGTCGGCGCCGAGCACCGCCGGCTCGCTGAGCAGCGAGTCGCCCGCTCCCCCGCAGACGGCGATCGTCTGCACGGGCCGGTCGAATTCTCCGGCCACGCGCACGCCGGTTGCCGTGGCGGGCAGGATGCTCGCGAGCCGCCGCGCGAGGGCTCCGAGCGTGGTCGGCACGGGCAGCGCGCCGACCCGGCCCAGGCCGAGCCCGGGCGCGGTCTCCACAATGGGCACCGCATCCTGCAGCCCCAGGAGGTCGGCGAGCCGGGCGCTCGTTCCGGTCGCGACGATGTCGGCGTTCGTGTGGGCCGCGATGAGCGCGCACCGGCCGCGGATGAGCCGCGCGAGCAGCGCACCCTTCGCGGTCGACTCGGCCACCGTCGTGACGCCGCGCAGCAGCAGAGGGTGGTGCACGAGCAGCAGGTCGGCGTCGAGCTCGATGGCCTCGTCGACGGTCGCGGCCACGGCATCAACGGCGAGCACCACGCGCCCGACAGCGGCAGCGGGGTCGCCGCTCAGCAGGCCGGGAGCATCCCACGACTCGGCCCCCGCGCGCGGCCAGAGTCGCTCGACGACGACCGCGACCTCGGCCAGTGTCGTCACGGGGCGACCGCGCCGAGAGGTGCTGGTTCCTCGGCCAGCTTCACCGGGCTCCCCTCCGCCTCCGTCGCGGCGCGCTCGGCCGCCTGCA
The sequence above is a segment of the Microcella humidisoli genome. Coding sequences within it:
- a CDS encoding Nif3-like dinuclear metal center hexameric protein — its product is MTTLAEVAVVVERLWPRAGAESWDAPGLLSGDPAAAVGRVVLAVDAVAATVDEAIELDADLLLVHHPLLLRGVTTVAESTAKGALLARLIRGRCALIAAHTNADIVATGTSARLADLLGLQDAVPIVETAPGLGLGRVGALPVPTTLGALARRLASILPATATGVRVAGEFDRPVQTIAVCGGAGDSLLSEPAVLGADVYVTADLRHHPASESVESARVAGGPALIDVSHWASEWLWLETAAGELRAALPGVEVVVSELRTDPWDFVVVQ